A stretch of the Duncaniella dubosii genome encodes the following:
- the porZ gene encoding type IX secretion system anionic LPS delivery protein PorZ, translating to MLRKLPLLLLALLPAAINAQLATGSWKVYPVFGIPDRLIETPQFVYLATSGSLHSYDKTNDESRVFEPKVDIAGGRIKDIFYNFERKYLLATYEDGNIDIIPDEGERINLPDIKNANVDSKTINDVKFDDGKIYIATSFGFVIYNDSTFEVDESGIFNVNVRSIGLTPDNIILVTNPREWTYYVTTSPKNGQHHTIDKFTFLVQIFSEPKGFVPLGNNDPSGDTHFAVYCNNKKLYHLSIAANNRSASLEETPVTNTSSIFTVDNGAYAIADGKLLHFTAPWTQTQAISLPEPLMNNAISTIDGPKSLWAADATGLANYKLEDNGSLTVMRDRYRPTDATTFSDISHIIPLTDNRGFMVANHGMSAHFAVGNGDFLELIFSGNMIEDGNVADIEATEGLTFKSSASTNGRRNKGDYIFSPTFLLEDPDDNSIHYIGSGIEGIYVVKDGRQIGKFDENSLINKNANWAWRPSTAQFDKHGNLLVGVYTEDKTWPPLIVLPADKRRKDPSTITKEDWIGLDMGGTIWQRDIVMHQCSKIPAIFMSDAEAKQGFSALYYGSSITDPSDDTALVISSLTDQDGKTFSPDYILCFTEDQRGRVWAGTTEGIFEITNPANVFSSDFRINRLKVPRNDGTNLADYLLDTEKIYAIAVDAANRKWIATEDSGVYLVSENGDEIIENFNTTNSPLPTNCITDIYVDPSSNSIFISTLNGLYEYSSTASPSRPDYSDVIAYPNPVTPDYTGIITIRGLMDESLVKIMDSGMHLVYQTTSQGGMATWDGCTMNGARVKSGVYYVFASVSSETDSQGDVVAKILVVN from the coding sequence ATGTTACGAAAGCTGCCCCTATTGCTACTCGCACTTCTGCCGGCTGCCATAAATGCCCAGCTTGCCACAGGCAGCTGGAAAGTCTATCCGGTCTTCGGTATTCCCGACCGTCTGATCGAGACACCGCAATTTGTCTATCTCGCAACATCCGGCTCTCTTCACTCCTATGACAAGACCAACGACGAAAGCCGCGTTTTCGAGCCAAAAGTAGACATTGCAGGAGGCCGCATCAAGGATATTTTCTATAATTTCGAACGAAAATATCTTCTTGCAACATATGAGGACGGTAACATCGACATCATTCCCGATGAAGGGGAGCGCATCAATCTCCCTGACATAAAAAATGCAAATGTCGACAGCAAAACCATCAATGATGTTAAATTCGATGACGGGAAAATATATATCGCCACATCTTTCGGTTTTGTAATATACAACGATAGTACCTTTGAAGTCGACGAATCAGGCATTTTCAACGTCAACGTGAGAAGTATCGGCCTGACACCCGACAACATAATCCTCGTGACTAATCCTCGCGAATGGACATATTATGTCACCACATCGCCTAAAAACGGGCAGCATCACACCATTGACAAGTTCACATTTCTTGTCCAAATATTCTCAGAACCCAAGGGTTTCGTTCCTTTAGGCAACAATGACCCGTCGGGCGACACACACTTTGCAGTCTACTGTAACAACAAGAAACTCTATCATCTCTCAATCGCAGCCAACAACCGAAGCGCCTCTCTGGAAGAGACTCCCGTCACGAACACAAGTTCTATCTTTACGGTCGACAACGGGGCCTATGCCATTGCCGATGGAAAGCTCCTTCATTTCACAGCTCCTTGGACACAGACACAAGCCATATCCCTGCCCGAGCCGTTGATGAACAACGCAATTTCAACCATCGACGGACCAAAATCTCTCTGGGCCGCAGATGCAACCGGTCTGGCCAATTACAAGCTTGAAGACAACGGTTCACTGACCGTCATGCGCGACAGATACCGTCCGACGGATGCCACCACATTCTCAGATATATCACACATAATCCCTTTGACCGACAACCGTGGCTTCATGGTCGCCAACCACGGAATGAGCGCTCATTTTGCGGTCGGAAACGGTGATTTCCTTGAGCTGATTTTTTCAGGCAACATGATTGAAGACGGAAACGTGGCAGACATCGAAGCCACCGAAGGTCTGACTTTCAAATCATCTGCGTCAACCAATGGCCGTCGCAACAAAGGAGACTATATTTTCTCACCGACCTTTCTGCTCGAAGATCCCGATGACAATTCCATCCACTATATAGGCTCCGGCATAGAAGGTATCTACGTTGTCAAAGACGGACGGCAAATCGGAAAATTTGACGAGAACTCTCTGATAAACAAAAATGCAAACTGGGCATGGAGACCCAGCACCGCACAATTTGACAAACATGGAAACCTGCTGGTCGGTGTCTATACAGAAGACAAGACTTGGCCACCTCTGATTGTTCTTCCGGCTGATAAACGCCGTAAAGACCCTTCGACTATAACCAAGGAAGACTGGATAGGGCTTGACATGGGAGGCACAATCTGGCAGCGCGACATTGTAATGCACCAGTGCAGCAAAATTCCGGCCATATTCATGTCGGATGCAGAGGCTAAACAAGGTTTCTCTGCTTTATATTATGGCAGTTCCATCACAGATCCATCCGATGACACCGCCCTTGTCATCTCATCACTGACAGATCAGGACGGAAAGACATTTTCACCTGACTATATCCTATGTTTTACCGAGGATCAGCGCGGACGCGTATGGGCCGGTACTACCGAGGGTATATTTGAAATAACAAATCCTGCCAATGTCTTTTCATCTGATTTCCGCATCAACCGTCTCAAAGTCCCCAGAAACGACGGCACTAATCTTGCCGACTATCTGCTTGATACTGAAAAAATATATGCCATAGCCGTCGATGCCGCCAATCGTAAATGGATTGCCACCGAAGACTCAGGCGTATATCTCGTAAGCGAAAACGGCGATGAGATTATTGAGAATTTCAATACGACAAATTCTCCTCTCCCGACCAACTGCATCACGGACATTTATGTCGATCCAAGTTCTAATTCAATTTTTATCTCGACTCTCAACGGTCTTTACGAATATTCGTCGACCGCATCTCCTTCACGGCCGGATTATTCCGATGTGATTGCCTATCCCAATCCCGTCACCCCTGACTATACCGGGATTATCACAATCCGGGGCCTTATGGATGAGTCGCTTGTCAAGATTATGGATTCAGGCATGCACCTCGTCTACCAGACCACATCGCAGGGAGGCATGGCGACATGGGACGGATGCACAATGAACGGAGCACGCGTCAAAAGCGGAGTCTACTATGTATTCGCCTCCGTAAGTTCCGAGACCGACTCACAAGGCGATGTCGTTGCCAAAATCCTTGTTGTTAATTAG
- the murD gene encoding UDP-N-acetylmuramoyl-L-alanine--D-glutamate ligase, giving the protein MAKNLVVLGGGESGVGAAILGKEKGMNVFLSDYGTIADNYRQQLDEEGIEWEDGRHSMDRILAADEVVKSPGIAPSAPVMKAIAEKGIPVISEIEFAGRYTDAKMVCITGSNGKTTTTLLTYHILKNAGLNVGLAGNVGRSLALQVARDHHDVYVIELSSFQLENMYAFRANIAVILNITPDHLDRYEYKMQNYINAKFRILNNLTPQDAFIYWQDDPVITRQLERIRTEAQMFPFAEHHEPGSRAWVDDEASLIIDTPETSLNMPRAELSLNGLHNLYNSMAAALSACILDIDKEEIREALGDFEGVEHRLEYVATVNGVRYINDSKATNVNSCWYALESMPENTVLILGGKDKGNDYSEILPLVKEKVKAIVCMGKDNAKLLDFFGKEVPEIYDTHSIEEAVAKCASVACPGDTVLLSPCCASFDLFNSYEDRGHKFKEQVGKLKA; this is encoded by the coding sequence ATGGCAAAAAATCTCGTGGTACTCGGCGGAGGCGAAAGCGGCGTAGGCGCTGCTATCCTCGGCAAGGAAAAAGGAATGAACGTCTTTTTGAGCGACTATGGAACTATAGCCGACAATTATCGTCAGCAGCTCGATGAAGAAGGTATCGAGTGGGAGGACGGTCGTCATTCAATGGACCGCATTCTTGCAGCCGATGAGGTGGTCAAAAGTCCGGGTATAGCTCCTTCGGCTCCTGTCATGAAGGCTATCGCAGAGAAGGGTATTCCGGTGATTTCCGAAATCGAGTTCGCCGGACGATACACCGATGCAAAGATGGTCTGCATCACAGGCAGCAACGGCAAGACTACCACCACACTCCTCACATATCATATACTCAAGAACGCAGGTCTGAATGTTGGATTGGCCGGAAATGTCGGCCGCAGTCTTGCTCTTCAGGTCGCGCGTGACCATCATGACGTTTATGTCATCGAGCTGTCAAGCTTCCAGTTGGAAAACATGTATGCGTTCCGTGCAAATATCGCAGTGATTCTCAACATCACACCAGATCATCTTGACAGGTATGAGTACAAGATGCAGAACTACATCAACGCCAAGTTCCGCATTCTCAACAACCTTACTCCGCAGGATGCTTTCATCTATTGGCAGGATGACCCTGTGATTACCCGTCAGCTTGAACGCATACGCACGGAGGCGCAGATGTTCCCCTTCGCCGAACATCATGAACCCGGAAGCCGCGCTTGGGTCGATGATGAAGCGTCGCTTATAATTGACACGCCTGAAACATCTCTCAACATGCCGCGTGCGGAACTTTCGCTCAACGGCCTCCACAATCTTTACAACTCTATGGCTGCCGCTCTGTCGGCATGTATCCTTGATATTGACAAGGAGGAAATCCGTGAGGCTCTCGGCGACTTCGAAGGTGTGGAACACCGGCTGGAATATGTTGCGACTGTCAACGGGGTGCGCTACATCAACGACTCAAAGGCCACCAACGTCAACTCATGCTGGTATGCACTTGAATCAATGCCTGAAAATACAGTCCTCATTCTTGGAGGAAAAGACAAGGGCAACGATTACAGCGAGATTCTTCCGCTTGTCAAGGAAAAGGTCAAGGCCATTGTCTGCATGGGCAAGGACAATGCCAAGCTGCTCGATTTCTTCGGCAAGGAAGTACCTGAGATATATGATACCCATTCCATCGAGGAAGCTGTGGCAAAATGTGCGTCGGTCGCATGTCCGGGCGATACAGTGCTTCTTTCGCCCTGTTGTGCGAGCTTTGACCTCTTCAACAGCTACGAAGACCGTGGTCATAAGTTCAAGGAGCAGGTCGGAAAACTTAAGGCCTGA
- a CDS encoding UDP-N-acetylmuramoyl-L-alanyl-D-glutamate--2,6-diaminopimelate ligase has translation MKKLQELLSPLDIIKIIGSDDKNITALTSDSRKVEDGTLFVAVPGVSVDGHRFIPMAEEKGAVAVVCQELPSELSTHVTYIVVPSSALALGYLASQWFDNPSRKLKLVGVTGTNGKTTTATLIYEMARLLGHKAGLLSTVCNYVDEKAYPTDHTTPDPYTLNEMLHLMVEAGCEYAAMEVSSHAADQQRIAGLHFVGGVFTNLTRDHLDYHKTFEAYLAAKKKFFDMLPAEAFALTNADDKVGEVMLQNTRAHRYTYSLRSDADFRGRIVESRLDGTLLSLNGNEVELLFTGKFNAYNLTAVYGACVLIGWQKEDVLREMSRLVPVAGRFQAFHSPKGYTAIVDYAHTPDAVVNVLNAIREVIGKDGEIITVVGAGGNRDKGKRPIMAREAAARSERLILTSDNPRFEEPEDILHDMEEGLDEEARKRTLHITDRRQAIRTAATLAGKGSVILIAGKGHEDYQEIKGVKHHFDDREVIMEIIADEK, from the coding sequence GTGAAAAAACTTCAAGAGCTTCTCTCCCCGCTTGACATCATAAAAATCATCGGCAGTGATGATAAAAATATTACCGCTCTCACTTCGGACTCACGCAAGGTTGAGGACGGGACACTTTTCGTCGCCGTTCCCGGAGTGAGTGTCGACGGCCACAGGTTCATTCCCATGGCTGAAGAAAAGGGTGCTGTGGCAGTGGTGTGTCAGGAACTCCCGTCGGAGTTGTCAACCCACGTGACATATATAGTTGTTCCATCGTCGGCGCTTGCCCTCGGTTATCTTGCCTCGCAATGGTTTGATAATCCGTCGCGGAAACTGAAACTCGTAGGAGTGACCGGCACAAACGGAAAGACAACGACTGCTACACTTATTTATGAGATGGCACGTCTGCTCGGCCATAAGGCCGGTCTGCTGTCGACAGTGTGCAATTATGTGGATGAAAAGGCATATCCCACCGACCATACGACGCCTGATCCTTATACGCTCAACGAGATGCTCCATCTCATGGTGGAGGCCGGTTGTGAGTATGCCGCAATGGAGGTGAGTTCTCATGCGGCAGATCAGCAGCGTATAGCAGGTCTGCATTTTGTCGGAGGAGTCTTTACAAACCTCACCCGTGACCATCTGGACTATCATAAGACTTTCGAAGCTTATCTGGCTGCAAAGAAGAAGTTTTTCGACATGCTTCCGGCTGAGGCATTCGCCCTCACTAATGCAGACGATAAGGTCGGAGAAGTGATGTTGCAGAACACCCGCGCGCATCGCTATACTTACTCGCTGCGCAGCGATGCGGATTTTCGCGGACGTATCGTAGAGTCGCGTCTCGACGGGACATTGCTTTCGCTCAACGGAAACGAAGTGGAACTTCTGTTTACCGGAAAGTTCAATGCCTATAATCTTACAGCCGTCTATGGCGCTTGTGTGCTGATAGGCTGGCAGAAAGAAGATGTGTTGCGCGAAATGTCGCGTCTTGTCCCGGTAGCCGGACGTTTTCAGGCTTTCCATTCACCCAAAGGTTATACGGCTATTGTCGATTATGCCCATACACCCGATGCGGTTGTCAATGTCCTCAACGCAATACGCGAGGTCATCGGCAAGGACGGCGAAATTATCACCGTTGTTGGCGCAGGCGGTAACCGCGACAAGGGAAAGCGTCCCATTATGGCACGTGAGGCCGCCGCACGTAGCGAACGGTTGATTCTTACTTCAGACAATCCTCGCTTTGAAGAGCCCGAGGATATTCTCCATGATATGGAGGAAGGTCTCGACGAGGAGGCCCGCAAACGTACGTTGCATATAACTGACCGCCGTCAGGCTATACGTACAGCCGCTACCCTTGCCGGTAAGGGCTCGGTGATTCTAATTGCCGGAAAAGGCCATGAGGATTATCAGGAAATCAAAGGCGTGAAACATCATTTCGATGACCGCGAGGTAATAATGGAGATAATAGCTGACGAAAAGTGA
- the rsmH gene encoding 16S rRNA (cytosine(1402)-N(4))-methyltransferase RsmH, with protein sequence MAEEVYHIPALLPETIEALDIHPGGIYVDATFGGGGHSRAIMERLDAVAGGHLYSFDQDEDAVKRAPADDRFTMVYSNFRFITNFMRYYDVDGVDGILADLGVSFHHFDDTERGFSFRFNGPLDMRMNRQAPHSAADLVNTLPEEKIADILYIYGELKQSRAMARSIARARQSSPLTTIGQLVECVKPHIDPRKEKKELAQIFQALRIEVNDEMGALKDLLQGAMEVLKPGGRLAVITYHSLEDRLVKNFMKTGDFVGKADKDFFGKINAPLKPLGNKPIVPDAGEIERNPRSRSAKLRVALKL encoded by the coding sequence ATGGCTGAAGAAGTTTACCATATTCCTGCGCTGCTCCCCGAAACAATTGAAGCCCTTGACATCCATCCCGGTGGCATATATGTCGATGCGACATTTGGAGGAGGCGGACATTCTCGCGCTATAATGGAACGACTCGATGCTGTAGCCGGAGGGCATCTCTATTCGTTTGATCAGGATGAGGATGCGGTGAAGCGGGCACCGGCCGACGACCGTTTTACTATGGTCTATTCCAATTTCCGTTTTATCACAAACTTCATGCGTTACTACGATGTGGACGGTGTCGACGGGATATTGGCCGACCTTGGAGTGTCGTTTCATCATTTCGATGATACCGAACGAGGGTTTTCCTTCCGATTCAACGGACCGCTTGATATGCGCATGAACCGTCAGGCACCACATTCGGCCGCTGATCTTGTCAACACTCTGCCGGAGGAGAAAATCGCCGACATTCTCTACATTTACGGCGAACTGAAGCAAAGCCGGGCAATGGCGCGTTCGATTGCCAGAGCCCGGCAGTCGTCTCCCCTGACAACGATCGGACAGCTTGTCGAGTGCGTGAAACCTCACATCGACCCGAGAAAGGAGAAAAAGGAACTTGCCCAGATTTTTCAGGCTCTCCGTATTGAAGTCAATGATGAAATGGGCGCTCTGAAAGACCTGCTGCAAGGGGCGATGGAAGTTCTGAAACCGGGTGGACGGCTTGCTGTGATTACATATCACAGTCTTGAAGACCGTCTGGTGAAGAATTTTATGAAAACCGGCGATTTTGTCGGAAAAGCCGATAAGGACTTTTTTGGCAAAATCAATGCTCCGCTCAAACCGCTCGGCAACAAACCGATAGTCCCTGATGCCGGTGAAATAGAGCGTAATCCCCGCTCACGCAGTGCAAAGCTCCGCGTAGCGCTCAAATTATAG
- a CDS encoding type I phosphomannose isomerase catalytic subunit — protein MFTQVLHFAPYLKSVIWGGERIAPFKGIATDQTCIGESWEISAVPGHVSVVDRGPLKGKKLTELINEYGAELVGEAIYRQFGVNFPLLIKLIDACDDLSVQVHPDDALAQKRHHCPGKTEMWHVIDTAPGAKIYVGLKEKTTPEDYERRVADNSIMDVIAAYDSAPGDTFFLPAGRIHAIGAGNLLAEIQETSDITYRIYDYDRRDKDGNPRQLHTAEARDAIDYTVYPDYRSNPEGSLLADCNYFIVDNIKSKDSEIIELPHTRESFTIVMCLDGEAEISSSTDNNDSDRQTLNIKRGETLLFPATLRSITVTGKANLLSIQA, from the coding sequence ATGTTTACTCAAGTGCTGCATTTCGCACCCTACCTCAAATCTGTGATCTGGGGAGGGGAGCGTATAGCCCCGTTCAAAGGAATTGCCACCGACCAGACATGTATAGGCGAAAGCTGGGAAATCTCAGCCGTACCCGGACATGTTTCTGTTGTCGACCGTGGTCCGCTCAAAGGGAAAAAACTAACAGAACTTATCAATGAATACGGAGCCGAACTTGTCGGAGAGGCAATCTACCGTCAGTTTGGAGTGAATTTCCCTCTTCTTATCAAACTCATTGATGCCTGCGACGACCTCTCTGTTCAGGTACATCCTGACGATGCCCTTGCCCAAAAACGTCATCATTGTCCCGGAAAAACCGAGATGTGGCACGTCATAGACACCGCGCCCGGTGCAAAAATCTATGTCGGACTAAAAGAAAAGACTACGCCCGAAGATTATGAACGACGCGTGGCCGACAACAGCATCATGGATGTTATCGCGGCCTACGATTCCGCACCCGGCGACACATTCTTTCTTCCGGCCGGACGTATCCACGCCATAGGCGCAGGCAATCTTCTCGCGGAAATTCAGGAGACAAGCGACATCACTTATCGTATCTACGACTATGACCGCCGTGACAAAGATGGCAATCCTCGTCAGCTTCACACCGCCGAAGCCCGCGATGCGATTGACTATACTGTCTACCCCGACTACCGTTCCAATCCGGAAGGCTCGCTTCTGGCTGACTGTAATTATTTCATCGTAGACAACATCAAATCTAAAGACAGTGAAATCATCGAGCTTCCGCATACACGCGAATCGTTCACGATTGTAATGTGTCTTGATGGCGAGGCAGAGATAAGCAGTTCCACCGATAACAATGACTCTGACAGACAGACTCTGAATATCAAACGAGGTGAGACACTCCTCTTCCCGGCAACCCTGCGCTCAATCACTGTAACCGGCAAAGCCAATCTCCTTTCGATACAAGCATGA
- a CDS encoding non-canonical purine NTP diphosphatase, with amino-acid sequence MQDIVFATNNSHKLEEIRRIFGGKFRILSLKEIGCEDDIPETADTLEGNAIMKARYVKQHYGYDCFADDTGLMVNALDGAPGVYSARYAGPGHDSVANMSLLLKNLQGITDRRARFVTVIALILNGVETTFEGQVEGRILTEPHGADGFGYDPVFQPDESDMSFAEMSADAKNAISHRGRATEKLMAYLQTVD; translated from the coding sequence ATGCAAGATATAGTATTCGCAACAAATAATTCCCACAAACTTGAGGAAATCCGCCGTATCTTCGGTGGAAAGTTCCGTATATTGTCATTAAAAGAGATTGGCTGTGAGGACGATATTCCCGAAACCGCCGACACACTCGAAGGAAATGCCATCATGAAGGCCCGTTATGTGAAACAGCATTACGGCTATGATTGTTTTGCCGACGACACAGGTCTTATGGTAAACGCCCTTGACGGTGCGCCCGGTGTGTATTCAGCCAGATATGCCGGTCCCGGTCACGACAGCGTGGCCAACATGTCACTGCTGTTGAAAAATCTTCAGGGCATCACCGACCGCCGCGCACGGTTTGTCACAGTCATCGCTCTTATCCTTAACGGAGTCGAAACGACATTCGAGGGACAGGTGGAAGGCAGAATCCTCACCGAACCACACGGTGCGGACGGATTCGGATACGACCCGGTTTTCCAGCCGGATGAAAGCGACATGAGTTTTGCCGAAATGAGTGCCGATGCCAAAAATGCCATCAGCCATCGTGGAAGAGCAACAGAAAAACTCATGGCCTATCTGCAGACTGTAGACTGA
- a CDS encoding penicillin-binding protein, with product MKKDNRSHILIRYGVIIVLILLLSARIVMKLCDTTIIDADKWNHRANELLSQSKVIVPPRGNILASDGSVLATNLNFYTARIDYRAEKFNEKLFRDTIDHLAARMAEYFPVRDAAGWKKHLLKPLDKVREKRPRAYKLMSGLSHTDMEIMRTFPFFSIKNRNRNGLTFEKYMRRFNPYGDMARRSIGGVGETTESKEIHGISGLEKALDSLLYGKIGYSKMINLTKKITDWTDVPAIPGCDIVTTIDINMQDIVESELNNVLDTCGADWGVAVLMDVRNGDIKAISNLERNPRGEGYIEARNRAVMGYEPGSVVKTLSMMIAVEDGLIPDLDEVLPTGGGWAYAGGRPITDAHHSASIRVGDVLEQSSNIGMARIITRKYNDNPGAFYSRVKSLGFLEPMNTGIAGEVPPRFDSIANDRGGRIALSRMSYGYATEIPPLYTLAIYNAIANDGVFVRPRLVKEVKGAIDSVMPISYMGDGRACSQRTAGILRQMLTNVVWGDHGTGRFLRNNTVRIAGKTGTCYMIENGSYNQNKKRLAFCGFFPADNPKYSCVVLTCHPTKNYFGAATTSGQVLRNIALKLYSRGMLGNSSDYRSKTPSNEAPTFYASAMGRKAYDKVKSEFLLPSHRALKSPVTTSKGTLPDVKGYSLREALVALETAGYNISYSGSGYVRSMTPAAGTKVPRGSRVRLVLAN from the coding sequence GTGAAAAAGGACAATCGCAGTCATATTCTTATACGTTACGGTGTCATCATAGTTCTCATATTGCTCCTTTCGGCGCGTATCGTGATGAAACTATGCGACACTACCATAATTGATGCCGACAAGTGGAATCACAGAGCCAACGAGCTTCTCTCGCAGAGCAAGGTCATAGTGCCTCCGCGAGGCAACATTCTCGCTTCTGACGGTAGCGTGCTTGCCACGAATCTCAATTTTTATACAGCGCGTATAGACTATCGTGCGGAAAAGTTTAACGAGAAGCTGTTTCGCGATACTATTGACCATCTTGCGGCACGTATGGCCGAATATTTTCCAGTCCGCGATGCTGCCGGATGGAAAAAACATCTTTTGAAACCGCTTGACAAGGTGCGCGAGAAACGTCCGCGTGCCTATAAGCTCATGTCCGGCCTGTCGCACACCGATATGGAGATTATGAGGACTTTCCCGTTCTTCAGTATAAAAAATCGTAACCGCAACGGTCTGACGTTCGAGAAATATATGCGCCGTTTCAATCCCTACGGTGATATGGCTCGCCGAAGCATCGGTGGTGTAGGTGAGACAACAGAGAGCAAGGAGATACATGGAATTTCCGGGCTTGAAAAGGCCCTTGACTCGTTGCTATATGGAAAAATAGGCTACAGTAAGATGATCAATCTTACAAAAAAGATCACAGACTGGACCGATGTTCCTGCAATCCCGGGATGTGACATCGTGACTACAATCGATATCAATATGCAGGATATTGTCGAGAGCGAGCTTAACAACGTGCTTGATACCTGTGGAGCTGACTGGGGCGTGGCCGTCCTGATGGATGTGAGAAACGGAGATATAAAAGCAATCTCGAATCTCGAACGCAATCCGAGAGGCGAAGGGTATATCGAGGCACGTAACCGTGCCGTGATGGGCTACGAGCCGGGTTCGGTTGTCAAGACTCTTTCGATGATGATTGCCGTTGAGGACGGGTTGATTCCGGATCTTGACGAAGTGCTGCCGACCGGTGGGGGATGGGCCTATGCCGGTGGCCGTCCGATTACCGATGCCCATCATTCGGCATCGATAAGGGTCGGAGATGTCCTCGAACAATCGTCCAATATAGGCATGGCCCGTATCATAACAAGAAAATACAATGACAATCCCGGCGCTTTCTATTCGCGCGTGAAGTCTCTCGGTTTTCTCGAACCTATGAACACCGGTATTGCGGGTGAAGTTCCTCCGCGTTTTGACAGTATAGCCAATGACCGTGGCGGCCGTATCGCTCTGTCGCGTATGAGCTATGGCTATGCGACAGAGATTCCTCCACTCTATACTCTTGCGATTTACAATGCTATCGCCAATGACGGAGTTTTCGTCCGTCCGCGTCTCGTCAAGGAGGTGAAAGGGGCGATTGACTCGGTTATGCCGATAAGTTACATGGGCGACGGCAGGGCATGTTCGCAGCGCACTGCCGGAATCCTCAGGCAGATGCTCACCAATGTGGTGTGGGGCGATCACGGTACAGGGCGTTTCCTCCGCAACAACACAGTCAGGATTGCCGGTAAGACCGGTACATGCTACATGATTGAAAACGGTTCGTATAATCAAAACAAGAAGCGACTTGCTTTTTGCGGATTTTTCCCGGCTGATAACCCGAAGTATTCATGTGTGGTGTTGACGTGTCATCCGACCAAAAATTATTTCGGAGCTGCCACGACTTCCGGGCAGGTCCTCCGCAACATAGCTCTCAAACTCTATTCCAGAGGCATGCTTGGCAACAGTTCCGACTATCGCAGCAAGACTCCTTCGAATGAAGCACCGACTTTCTATGCCTCGGCGATGGGGCGCAAGGCTTACGACAAAGTGAAGTCCGAATTTTTGCTTCCTTCACACCGGGCACTCAAATCTCCTGTCACGACATCCAAAGGGACACTCCCCGATGTCAAAGGCTACAGTCTCCGTGAAGCGCTTGTAGCGCTTGAGACCGCCGGCTACAATATCTCGTATTCTGGATCAGGATATGTCAGGTCAATGACTCCGGCGGCAGGAACTAAAGTCCCGCGCGGTTCACGCGTAAGGCTGGTTCTTGCGAATTAA
- a CDS encoding FtsL-like putative cell division protein, whose product MATRTVKASRRPSLLSRMFRGQILSSDFFARHWLPVVLGVVVAMVYITTKYTCQTNMEKIAELERKLEIVNNEKSRERSAFMGRIRETSMQQMVDSLHLNLKVQAQPPYKIPK is encoded by the coding sequence GTGGCAACACGAACAGTCAAAGCCTCAAGGCGTCCGTCTTTACTATCCCGTATGTTCAGGGGGCAGATATTGTCGAGCGACTTTTTCGCCCGTCACTGGCTTCCGGTGGTTCTCGGCGTGGTGGTTGCGATGGTCTATATAACGACAAAGTACACCTGTCAGACCAACATGGAAAAAATCGCAGAACTTGAACGGAAACTCGAGATAGTCAACAACGAAAAGTCGAGAGAACGCAGTGCTTTCATGGGGCGCATCCGAGAGACGTCGATGCAGCAGATGGTAGATTCACTGCATCTCAATCTAAAAGTTCAGGCCCAGCCACCCTATAAGATTCCAAAATAG